The nucleotide sequence GTAGTGAATCTCCTTTCAGAGAACCTCGAGGTTTTCGATCACGTACCGTACCGCTTCGACAACAAGAAGCAGTTCGCCGACTTCCTAGCACCTGCGTTCGCCCCGCTCGCCAGCGCCAACTTCGGCTTCCGGCAACTGTCATGCCGCATGATCAACGACGGTGCCGCAGTCGCGAACGCGTACGATACGTTCACTGGCATGACGAAAGACGGCAAGCCGATGTCGGTTCATGGCCGCACGACGTTGGTGTTCGGCAAAGAAGCTGGACAGTGGAAAGTCGTAAGCGCGCACTTCTCACCGCTGCCCAAGGAATCGTGAAATCGCGCTGCTCGCCTTTGCTCTGCTTGCGTGCGTAATTGACCGTGCAGAGCCATGTGCTCTTATCTGAGCCCATGCAACAAAGCTCGCGCGATACGCTCGCCGCGCGCGCCTGAGTCCACTATCCCGGAAGGACTTCCGCAGAGCCGCCGCTGACGTGCTGCTACCACTTCAGTCTGCTGTCGCTGCTAATAGTCTGATCCGGCAAAAGACCAGGCGACCATGCGGAGGAGCCTCGAGTCGGAAGC is from Candidatus Binataceae bacterium and encodes:
- a CDS encoding nuclear transport factor 2 family protein translates to MSVKEIESAVQELANAFNKMDIKAVVNLLSENLEVFDHVPYRFDNKKQFADFLAPAFAPLASANFGFRQLSCRMINDGAAVANAYDTFTGMTKDGKPMSVHGRTTLVFGKEAGQWKVVSAHFSPLPKES